One region of Mycobacteriales bacterium genomic DNA includes:
- a CDS encoding GNAT family N-acetyltransferase gives MNRGRAACTENDLEVLQARWPVPGQVHDAHYLRQQEGSATYLVAWDGAEPVGSGMVQWRGCVMDNARASYPDGIEVNHLQVRPALRGRGAGTSLLLAAERMVRERGHDLIAVSVAAENADAARLYQRLGYQPTGVI, from the coding sequence GTGAACCGTGGACGTGCGGCGTGCACCGAGAACGATCTGGAGGTCCTACAGGCCCGGTGGCCGGTGCCCGGCCAAGTGCATGACGCGCACTACCTGCGCCAGCAGGAGGGCAGTGCGACCTACCTGGTCGCATGGGACGGTGCCGAGCCCGTCGGCTCGGGAATGGTTCAGTGGCGTGGCTGCGTGATGGACAATGCGCGGGCCAGCTACCCCGACGGCATCGAAGTGAACCATCTACAGGTGCGGCCGGCCCTACGGGGTCGGGGAGCCGGCACGTCGCTCCTGCTCGCGGCGGAACGCATGGTTCGGGAGCGTGGACACGATCTGATTGCCGTGAGTGTGGCCGCGGAGAATGCGGATGCGGCTCGGCTCTATCAACGTCTCGGGTATCAACCGACCGGTGTGATCGA